In the genome of Oncorhynchus mykiss isolate Arlee chromosome 18, USDA_OmykA_1.1, whole genome shotgun sequence, one region contains:
- the LOC110495481 gene encoding probable G-protein coupled receptor 34 yields MPTLPSSPLSTSLPLSSSSFPLSNATYPPFTSSSPNQTLCNLDDGALRLPLVFFYSLFFLLGLVGNLLALWVFVFLHSRRNSVRVFLINVAIADLVLLACLPFRVLYHANGNRWVLGPLVCKVVGNLFYMNMYISITLLGFISLDRYVKLKGRGGAGRGLARRLRGGGWSWVACRALWGLSLAAAVPMIAMSEGNEEPGKCFQYKQRRGAKGKAYFNMALVLLFWGVLCLLVVSYGKIAMRLLKVSRDKPDLPNAHRYGSAARKSFFVLFLFTVCFGPYHAFRPFYVLSQLSQSPSCDHLRLVDRTNEVMLLFSAFNAVLDPVMYFLLSGSVRKAAVKALGQSLGNQLHFLNDGTSNSSVSEFRRTSLSVTSPNTVINPSHEPRTSLCLISPTLRPGAAIVPKQ; encoded by the coding sequence ATGCCCACTCTGCCCTCCTCCCCCCTTTCCACCTCTTtacccctgtcctcctcttccttccccctctccaatGCCACCTATCCCCcctttacctcctcctctccaaacCAGACCCTATGTAATCTAGATGACGGTGCCCTGCGCCTCCCCCTGGTCTTCTTCtactccctcttcttcctcctggGTCTGGTAGGTAATCTCCTGGCCCTGTGGGTCTTCGTCTTCCTCCACTCCAGGAGGAACTCTGTCCGGGTGTTCCTCATCAACGTGGCCATAGCTGACCTGGTGCTCCTGGCCTGCCTTCCCTTCAGAGTCCTCTACCATGCTAACGGCAACCGCTGGGTCCTCGGCCCCCTGGTCTGTAAAGTGGTGGGCAACCTCTTCTACATGAACATGTATATCAGTATCACTCTGCTGGGGTTCATTAGTCTGGATAGGTATGTGAAGCTGAAGGGGCGGGGCGGAGCGGGGAGGGGCCTGGCCAGGAGGCTGAGAGGTGGGGGATGGAGCTGGGTGGCGTGCAGGGCGCTCTGGGGGCTGTCCCTGGCGGCGGCCGTGCCCATGATCGCCATGTCGGAGGGAAACGAGGAACCTGGGAAGTGTTTCCAGTATAAGCAACGACGTGGGGCGAAGGGGAAGGCTTACTTCAACATGGCTCTGGTGCTGCTGTTCTGGGGGGTGCTCTGCCTGCTGGTGGTCTCCTATGGGAAGATAGCCATGCGCCTCCTCAAGGTGTCCAGGGATAAACCGGACCTCCCCAATGCCCACCGCTACGGTAGCGCCGCCAGGAAGTCCTTCTTCGTGCTATTCCTGTTCACCGTCTGCTTCGGGCCCTACCATGCCTTCCGCCCATTCTACGTCCTCTCCCAGCTCAGCCAATCCCCATCCTGCGATCACTTGCGCCTGGTGGACAGGACCaatgaggtcatgttgttgttctCCGCCTTCAACGCCGTCCTGGACCCTGTGATGTACTTCCTGTTGTCGGGCTCGGTGCGTAAGGCCGCCGTGAAAGCCCTCGGACAGAGCCTCGGCAACCAGCTCCACTTCCTTAACGACGGGACCTCCAACAGCTCGGTATCAGAGTTCAGACGGACCTCTCTGTCCGTTACCTCCcccaacactgtcattaaccccTCCCATGAGCCCAGGACCAGCCTCTGTCTGATTAGCCCCACCCTCCGCCCAGGCGCAGCCATAGTGCCAAAGCAGTGA